One stretch of Podospora pseudoanserina strain CBS 124.78 chromosome 4, whole genome shotgun sequence DNA includes these proteins:
- a CDS encoding hypothetical protein (EggNog:ENOG503PUE0; COG:S): MALSPDIVEFMASASANLASRHIILDSSQPRDIFHFGGTSSQLADSRLSLAIQGKKTATTSWPVPNPLRWGVGDYSVILDGNGKPGALMQTIELKVCKFRDVADDFALAEAEGSVDEYKQGHREFYTEQRLRDGKPPEEFGDESEVLCERFVIVFVREDLRPHALQ; this comes from the coding sequence ATGGCCCTCTCACCTGATATTGTTGAATTCATGGCTTCGGCGTCTGCCAATCTCGCCAGTCGTCACATCATTCTTGATTCCTCTCAGCCCAGGGACATCTTTCACTTTGGGGGCACATCTTCTCAGCTTGCCGATAGCCGTCTGTCCCTGGCCATTCAAGGCAAGaaaacagccaccacctcctggcCTGTTCCCAACCCTCTGCGCTGGGGTGTGGGCGATTACTCCGTCATTCTGGATGGGAACGGCAAACCTGGAGCGCTGATGCAGACCATCGAACTAAAAGTCTGCAAATTCCGAGATGTCGCCGATGACTTTGCgctggccgaggccgagggttCAGTCGATGAATATAAGCAAGGGCACCGCGAGTTCTATACTGAACAGCGTCTACGGGATGGGAAGCCGCctgaggagtttggggacGAAAGCGAGGTTCTCTGTGAAAGATTTGTGATTGTTTTTGTGAGAGAAGATCTGAGACCGCACGCACTGCAGTGA
- a CDS encoding hypothetical protein (COG:E; EggNog:ENOG50KOG1238), with the protein MALPAVSVLSRTMASLSLPSESEPPSRTRLGLEHLPNELLIPIAQILVPAPPQTTRFALRPTGTWEFRDAEHQWAHWLASHRNLLALAQTSRRMVAIAKPLLYHTIIIPNPKSLVVLYHRLYTRPEIRPWVRELSCLVSLAEENTILGTYREWANIRGDTWAIPPVSHDTSIASELLKRVLLHSVNLRDFLVAFPDHALTATSLTEPQQDEPDPPQSHHDQYQQTQDQQQQPQQPRPGAFVLPVSIPARRVLHRYIHPVGGQVAWRWFDISFFFPLDRLRNLTSLRIYCNREDGARDRSLSRILADYAVTILPQLRQLKTLELCCDQATVTSSVDSKTLSLPALPQLETIRFYGSSIREPNLVAFCLACTNLQTLVVHFEASSTDEDREDLPEGKTLSEALRERAATLRALELVAFSEGHYLTRGRERPRKPENHRLMCIPDLIHLESLTLDYRGVFGTLGILEEDDGERLCQLLPESLQDFTLVCEWGTENDWKQSYMANLDMVLHGVQCLCQSRTRSPNLATISLAIHSWPAEGKFHRRFRREVEAVRRRCAWAGIQFRTFDLLPSYRDEDEPEFQDDDEEAGPAGQDEGHSDEWESGEETGPGPSRAAAPATGGGSLLIPPDDYDYPELEEEDEASEYYNSGDEEPDPERAARRPPTFEAFVEELGEDHGHSLDELFFAYHEDRWDQYLF; encoded by the exons ATGGCGTTGCCGGCTGTGTCCGTCCTGTCTAGAACCATGGCGTCGTTATCATTGCCATCAGAATCAGAACCGCCAAGTCGGACCAGATTGGGGCTGGAGCATCTTCCCAACGAGCTCTTGATCCCCATCGCACAGATCCTCGTCCCAGCCCCTCCCCAGACGACCCGATTCGCCCTCCGTCCCACTGGCACTTGGGAATTCCGCGATGCCGAACATCAGTGGGCACACTGGCTGGCTAGCCACCGCAACCTGCTGGCTCTCGCCCAGACATCTCGACGCATGgttgccatcgccaagccCTTGCTGtaccacaccatcatcatccctaACCCCAAATCCCTGGTCGTCCTATATCACCGTCTATACACTCGACCTGAAATTCGACCTTGGGTTCGAGAGCTTAGCTGCCTTGTCAGCCTGGCTGAGGAGAACACCATTCTAGGAACATATAGAGAGTGGGCCAACATTCGCGGTG ACACCTGGGCTATACCACCAGTCAGCCATGACACTTCTATCGCTTCTGAACTGCTCAAGCGCGTTCTTCTTCACTCGGTCAACTTGCGCGACTTTCTTGTCGCATTCCCCGATCATGCCTTGACCGCAACCAGCTTGACTGAGCCGCAACAAGACGAACCTGACCCACCACAGTCACATCATGATCAGTATCAACAAACCCaagaccagcagcagcagccgcagcaaccACGGCCGGGTGCTTTTGTTCTACCTGTTTCCATCCCTGCACGGAGGGTTCTCCATCGGTATATTCATCCAGTCGGAGGTCAGGTCGCGTGGAGATGGTTTGacatttccttcttctttccactGGATCGGCTGAGGAACTTGACTTCGCTGCGCATCTACTGTAACCGCGAAGACGGAGCCAGAGACCGATCCTTGTCCCGCATACTTGCTGACTATGCCGTTACGATCTTACCCCAGCTGAGACAGCTCAAGACATTAGAACTCTGCTGCGATCAAGCGACAGTAACGTCATCCGTGGACAGCAAGACTCTTTCTTTGCCAGCCCTGCCTCAGCTCGAGACTATTCGGTTTTACGGCAGCTCCATACGGGAGCCAAACCTGGTGGCCTTTTGCCTTGCCTGCACCAATCTCCAGACGCTGGTTGTGCATTTTGAGGCTAGCTCGACAGATGAGGACCGGGAGGACTTGCCAGAAGGGAAAACGCTCAGCGAAGCCCTCAGAGAGAGGGCAGCCACCCTCAGGGCACTGGAACTGGTCGCATTCTCCGAGGGCCACTATCTTACTCGGGGCAgggagaggccgaggaaACCCGAGAACCACCGGCTGATGTGCATCCCCGACCTGATCCACCTCGAGAGCCTCACGTTGGACTACCGCGGGGTATTTGGAACTCTGGGcattttggaggaggacgatgggGAGCGGCTGTGTCAGCTCCTGCCCGAGTCGTTACAGGATTTCACACTGGTGTGTGAGTGGGGCACGGAAAATGACTGGAAACAAAGTTATATGGCCAACCTGGACATGGTGCTGCACGGTGTGCAGTGCCTCTGCCAATCAAGAACCCGATCGCCCAACTTGGCAACCATCAGTTTGGCCATTCACTCTTGGCCAGCCGAGGGCAAGTTTCACCGCAGGTTCCgcagggaggtggaggctgtTAGACGGCGGTGTGCCTGGGCTGGCATTCAGTTTCGAACATTTGATTTGCTGCCTTCCTATCgagacgaggacgagccCGAATTtcaggatgatgatgaggaagccgGGCCGGCAGGGCAAGATGAAGGTCACAGTGACGAGTGGGAATCAGGAGAGGAAACAGGCCCAGGGCCATCGAGGGCAGCTGCACCAGCAaccggaggagggagctTACTCATCCCTCCAGATGACTACGATTATCCAGAActcgaagaagaggatgaggcgTCCGAATACTACAATTCGGGTGATGAGGAGCCAGATCCGGAGAGGGCGGCAAGGCGACCACCCACGTTTGAGGCATTcgtggaggagttgggcgAAGACCACGGGCACAGCTTGGACGAGCTATTCTTTGCTTACCATGAGGACCGATGGGACCAGTATCTGTTCTGA
- a CDS encoding hypothetical protein (COG:E; CAZy:AA3; EggNog:ENOG50KOG1238), whose product MDLGAAPTLGSTNLPGTVYLASTHPLPTHGEPLLYNYTQSQVYQAVTMPLPSTSPPHLPPKEHDYIIIGGGTAGCVLASTLASDRNVSILLLEKGHERDNLLSRNPLFSQNFELPGLQSVCRLSEPVLGTRQQRAKIWAAEAMGGTSRINGSLWTRGIPAGYDFWAKEFGLTEWSWGKVEPFFEMIEEKVPRREPNEVLEMVAFVDKTAGAVGLPLEGNVNSPRAKAQACFRMHQTVDERGTKASQNRIWLDSETVKKTPNLIIATGYTATGLQLNSTGARVEGVWVKDATGKHPGMNLFKVKKEIIVCSGVVGTPELLMKSGIGPRDQLTPLGIPVVRELNHVGRNLTDHTSFPIMSEIPQNHTIHSLQNPFVLVWQLLKWLIWGKGLLAASSTPRTLFVQSSAIDDTSMSILTRNPDTGQCTMDPNDTANIPNIEIMVTPVNTFMEAVIPNKSLTSWYATLVQPFSRGQVQLSPSPSGRSEDDPVIKIIYPMMTDERDWAVMRKAMRFGMRFAEEFANQYPHSAVLSFAPGMDLMYLDSVIEAKRAKGKTKKAESSAGVPDITDPHTQMSSSSSQQVPQGYRGKTWQTVTDLEIDEYAKRVWASALHATSTCRMSLSPEGGVVDQRLRVHGIENLRIADASVFPAIPSAHTMAPTVMVGRRLGEMILEEAGRSG is encoded by the exons ATGGATCTGGGAGCTGCTCCCACACTTGGCTCAACCAACTTACCAGGTACCGTATATTTGGCCTCGACACACCCTTTACCTACGCACGGAGAACCTCTTCTCTACAACTATACACAGTCTCAAGTATACCAAGCTGTCACAATGCCCTTGCCATCCACCTCGCCGCCACATCTACCGCCCAAAGAACATGATTACATCATCATTGGCGGAGGAACGGCCGGCTGTGTGCTTGCCTCTACACTCGCTTCGGATCGCAACGTCagcattctcctcctcgaaaAAGGCCACGAGCGCGACAATCTCCTCTCGCGCAACCCGCTCTTCTCTCAGAACTTTGAGTTGCCTGGACTCCAATCAGTATGCCGACTTTCAGAGCCTGTGCTTGGTACTCGACAGCAGCGGGCCAAGATATGGGCTGCTGAGGCAATGGGGGGCACGAGTAGGATCAATGGATCGTTGTGGACGAGGGGCATACCTGCCGGCTACGATTTCTGGGCAAAGGAATTTGGTTTGACAGAATGGAGCTGGGGCAAGGTTGAGCCATTCTTTGAAATGATTGAAGAGAAGGTACCGCGAAGGGAGCCGAATGAGGTTCTAGAGATGGTTGCCTTCGTGGACAAGACCGCCGGGGCTGTTGGACTGCCTCTGGAGGGCAATGTCAACTCGCCGAGGGCAAAGGCACAGGCGTGTTTCAGGATGCACCAGACAGTTGATGAGAGGGGGACGAAGGCCTCACAGAACAGGATTTGGTTGGATTCGGAAACAGTGAAAAAGACACCAAATCTAATCATCGCCACGGGGTATACAGCGACAGGTTTGCAGCTCAACTCAACAGGCGCCAGGGTCGAAGGTGTATGGGTGAAAGATGCTACAGGGAAACACCCCGGCATGAATCTGTTCAAGGTCAAAAAGGAGATCATTGTCTGCagcggggttgttggtaCACCAGAGCTCCTGATGAAGAG CGGCATTGGCCCTCGAGATCAACTCACTCCTCTTGGTATTCCTGTTGTCCGAGAACTGAACCACGTTGGCCGCAACTTGACAGACCACACTTCGTTTCCTATCATGTCTGAAATACCGCAAAATCACACCATACATTCTCTCCAGAACCCTTTTGTACTCGTCTGGCAGCTTCTGAAGTGGCTTATATGGGGCAAAGGTCTTCTGGCGGCCTCCAGCACCCCAAGAACGCTTTTTGTCCAGAGCAGCGCTATTGATGACACGTCCATGTCGATTCTCACCCGCAACCCAGACACGGGGCAATGCACAATGGACCCCAATGACACAGCCAACATTCCCAACATTGAGATCATGGTCACTCCCGTCAACACCTTCATGGAAGCTGTCATTCCAAACAAGTCTCTTACGTCTTGGTACGCAACCCTCGTCCAGCCATTCTCGCGCGGCCAAGTCCAGCTttcaccttctccatccGGGCGAAGTGAGGACGACCCGGTCATCAAAATCATTTACCCCATGATGACGGACGAGAGAGATTGGGCGGTCATGAGAAAAGCAATGCGATTTGGCATGAGATTTGCGGAGGAGTTTGCCAACCAGTATCCTCACTCCGCTGTCCTGAGCTTCGCGCCAGGGATGGACCTCATGTATCTTGATTCTGTCATTGAGGCCAAAAGGGCCAAGGGGAAGACCAAAAAGGCAGAATCTTCAGCGGGGGTTCCAGATATCACTGATCCTCACACCCAAatgtcttcttcatcgtcgcAGCAGGTACCTCAGGGATACAGAGGAAAGACTTGGCAAACTGTGACGGATTTAGAGATTGACGAGTATGCAAAACGAGTGTGGGCTTCTGCTCTGCATGCCACTTCGACGTGTCGCATGTCCCTTTCACCAGAGGGCGGCGTGGTGGATCAGCGGTTGAGGGTGCACGGGATTGAGAATCTGAGAATTGCGGATGCAAGCGTCTTTCCTGCCATTCCCAGTGCGCATACCATGGCGCCTACTGTTATGGTGGGGAGAAGGCTCGGGGAGATgattttggaggaggccggcCGAAGTGGGTAA
- a CDS encoding hypothetical protein (EggNog:ENOG503PDB2): MQFPLAALIGTLSTFLLSGTATASPVFSDHAMAMQARQSTRTLGFIGCSMAENVAQGYVSVGGVRLWEPYGTSGMVVQSWTNSNSNSWRLFDQQAARHGKPTAVWVQICIFAQQGVTYDEVKRLIANARQHAAPGAEVYITGQPVYEGGNTCFLAGSKGPELTDSLAKRAAEDPELNVKYPGQFVLKPGEVADGCHANTAGQQSLGRQALAYWG; encoded by the exons ATGCAGTTTCCGCTCGCAGCATTGATTGGTACATTGAGCACCTTTTTGCTCAGTGGtaccgccaccgcctcgcCCGTCTTCAGTGACCACGCCATGGCCATGCAAGCCCGTCAATCCACTCGAACTCTGGGCTTTATAGGGTGTTCCATGGCCGAGAACGTAGCTCAAGGCTATGTTTCTGTCGGGGGGGTGCGCCTATGGGAACCCTACGGAACCTCTGGCATG GTTGTCCAATCGTGGACAAACAGCAACTCCAACTCGTGGCGTCTCTTCGACCAACAGGCCGCCCGTCACGGCAAGCCCACTGCTGTATGGGTACAGATTTGCATCTTTGCTCAGCAGGGGGTAACCTACGACGAGGTTAAGCGTCTCATTGCCAATGCAAGACAGCACGCCGCCCCTGGAGCAGAGGTCTACATCACGGGTCAACCCGTCTACGAAGGTGGCAAcacctgcttcttggccggtAGCAAGGGTCCTGAACTGACCGACAGTTTGGCCAAGCGAGCGGCAGAGGATCCCGAGTTGAATGTCAAGTATCCAGGGCAGTTTGTGCTGAAGCCAGGCGAGGTGGCGGATGGGTGTCATGCCAATACTGCTGGGCAGCAGAGCTTGGGAAGACAGGCGCTGGCTTATTGGGGCTGA
- a CDS encoding hypothetical protein (COG:S; EggNog:ENOG503P2GQ), producing the protein MAAFQNMPQAWRRLIFLIPVLIITLILASGLYTGSLPKPRMPKVVFDDSHGPFHSDCQANHTPPNLDSLPDIIRALWQPLILPITAPRFVTLDGTEKLLPPQNELVHTKPMGKRICILDVDTRDLAGEGSIFYSEGVPPWDKLGSPSAGFLSHYLYAQIHGYSYKFIRAPQYADRAPHWSKVIFTKELLKEYDIVVMMDYDAMFPSPEVPLEWMLNYWKIDRDVIVAMAEDPAGEPNFDDSEKHKVNINSGFIIAQAGEKSQRLFKDWAECPSEVRYKGCAKWAQTLFHEQAAFSTHVRYDFLDGYSIETHPQYIRMLPCQEANGIPEVSGSGCVGHLVRHYWGRKGLTNREFGHNVMAALTPLLVQAAYKEPGHVEDLRSKVLKGAEVLDKPPAR; encoded by the exons ATGGCCGCCTTCCAAAATATGCCCCAGGCATGGCGTCGCCTCATCTTTCTGATCCCcgttctcatcatcaccctcatcctcgcgtCAGGCTTGTACACTGGGTCGCTGCCCAAGCCGCGCAT GCCCAAGGTGGTGTTTGACGACAGCCATGGCCCATTCCATTCCGACTGCCAGGCGAACCATACTCCCCCGaacctcgacagcctccCGGACATCATTCGCGCGCTCTGGCAACCGCTCATTCTGCCCATCACGGCGCCCCGATTCGTGACCCTCGACGGAACCGAAAAGCTGCTGCCTCCCCAGAATGAGCTCGTTCACACGAAGCCCATGGGGAAGAGGATCTGCATCCTCGACGTGGATACGCGCGACCTGGCGGGCGAGGGAAGCATTTTCTACAGCGAAGGCGTTCCACCCTGGGACAAGCTGGGCAGTCCGTCGGCAGGCTTCCTCAGCCACTATCTCTACGCCCAAATTCACGGCTACTCGTACAAGTTCATCCGGGCACCACAGTATGCCGACCGCGCCCCCCACTGGTCCAAAGTCATCTTCACCAAGGAGCTCCTCAAGGAGTACGACATTGTCGTCATGATGGACTACGATGCCAtgttcccctcccccgaggTGCCGCTCGAGTGGATGCTCAACTACTGGAAGATCGACAGGGACGTCATTGTGGCCATGGCAGAAGATCCCGCCGGTGAGCCCAACTTCGACGACTCGGAGAAGCACAaggtcaacatcaactcTGGCTTCATCATTGCGCAGGCCGGGGAGAAATCACAGCGCCTGTTCAAAGACTGGGCCGAATGCCCCTCCGAGGTGCGCTACAAGGGATGCGCCAAATGGGCCCAGACTTTGTTCCACGAGCAAGCTGCCTTCAGCACCCACGTCCGCTACGACTTTTTGGATGGCTACAGCATTGAAACCCACCCGCAATACATCCGCATGCTGCCGTGTCAGGAGGCCAACGGAATTCCCGAAGTATCCGGGTCTGGTTGTGTCGGACACCTCGTGCGCCACTattgggggaggaaaggcCTGACGAACCGGGAGTTTGGCCACAACGTGATGGCTGCCCTCACACCTCTGCTCGTGCAGGCCGCCTACAAAGAACCCGGCCATGTGGAGGATCTCCGGAGCAAAGTGCTCAAGGGCGCCGAGGTGTTGGATAAGCCCCCAGCGAGGTGA